Proteins encoded together in one Chryseobacterium taklimakanense window:
- a CDS encoding RagB/SusD family nutrient uptake outer membrane protein has protein sequence MKKNIFKKILYTGLISAGVLAFHACSEDYLDLKPEGRPTTGEVAIGGFEAQAFGLYSSLRSTGGVSDFDYVWTHIIRADDSEKGSLPTDAATNGNVFDKFQYSATNGTIGSAWNSHYKIIFDCNELINDAEASGDKTSGTLTNIAEAKAIRAFCYFELRRDFGEVPVILKSIDDPKDEIAPKNTVAEVDAQIEKDLTDAAAQLPNQWPSVYLGRATKGLANTLLGKLYLYQKQWAKAQTKLTEVISSGNYQLSSSYDFEFTQAGNNSKESILEVQVTYDYATKYYNNFWESQGVRGSGIWDLGWGFNVPSVELVNAYEPNDLRKKTTILVSGKPDIYNTPNLVLPDGPNDPKPVLAQQYWNGKAYTKPEERAKYNTTKNWWESIKLIRYADVILMAAEAANELGNTATAATYVNMIRNRAGLPNTTALNQIDMRNAIKHERRIEFALEFERFYDLVRWGDAVTVLANKGYQDRNKYFPIPQSAIDKSQGVLKQNPDY, from the coding sequence ATGAAAAAGAATATATTTAAAAAAATCTTATATACAGGATTAATTTCAGCGGGTGTCCTGGCATTTCACGCTTGTAGTGAAGATTACCTCGACTTGAAACCGGAAGGAAGGCCTACGACCGGCGAAGTTGCAATAGGTGGCTTCGAAGCGCAGGCATTTGGACTTTATAGCAGTTTGCGATCTACTGGCGGTGTGAGTGATTTCGATTATGTTTGGACACATATTATCCGTGCTGATGATAGCGAGAAAGGTAGTTTGCCTACCGATGCTGCTACTAACGGAAATGTTTTTGATAAATTCCAGTATTCCGCTACCAACGGAACTATCGGTTCAGCATGGAATTCTCATTATAAAATAATTTTCGACTGCAACGAGCTTATCAATGATGCGGAAGCTTCGGGCGATAAGACTTCAGGAACTTTAACCAATATTGCTGAGGCCAAGGCGATCCGTGCGTTTTGCTACTTTGAATTAAGAAGAGATTTTGGTGAAGTGCCGGTTATTTTAAAGTCAATTGATGATCCAAAAGATGAAATAGCGCCTAAAAATACAGTAGCCGAAGTAGATGCTCAAATCGAGAAAGACCTTACTGATGCCGCGGCACAGCTGCCAAATCAATGGCCTTCAGTATATTTAGGAAGGGCTACAAAAGGTCTGGCAAACACGCTGTTGGGTAAATTATATCTTTATCAAAAACAATGGGCAAAAGCACAAACTAAGCTGACCGAAGTGATTTCCTCAGGCAACTACCAGCTGAGCTCCTCTTACGATTTTGAGTTTACTCAGGCAGGAAATAATTCCAAAGAATCTATTTTGGAGGTACAGGTGACTTATGATTATGCTACCAAGTATTACAACAACTTCTGGGAAAGCCAGGGAGTGCGTGGTTCCGGAATTTGGGACTTAGGCTGGGGTTTTAACGTTCCGTCTGTTGAACTGGTAAATGCTTATGAGCCTAACGATTTAAGGAAAAAGACAACCATTTTAGTTTCCGGAAAACCCGATATTTATAATACGCCAAACTTGGTACTTCCCGACGGGCCAAACGATCCGAAACCTGTACTCGCGCAGCAATATTGGAACGGAAAGGCTTACACAAAACCCGAAGAACGTGCTAAATATAACACGACCAAAAACTGGTGGGAAAGTATTAAACTCATTCGTTATGCTGATGTAATTCTCATGGCTGCAGAAGCTGCAAACGAATTAGGAAACACTGCGACAGCAGCTACTTACGTTAATATGATTAGAAACCGTGCTGGTTTGCCAAATACAACAGCGCTTAATCAGATTGATATGAGGAATGCCATAAAACATGAGCGCCGTATCGAATTCGCGCTTGAGTTTGAAAGATTTTACGATTTGGTCAGATGGGGTGATGCAGTTACAGTTCTTGCCAATAAAGGTTATCAGGACAGAAACAAATATTTCCCTATTCCTCAGAGCGCGATTGATAAATCCCAAGGTGTATTAAAACAGAATCCAGACTATTAA
- a CDS encoding SusC/RagA family TonB-linked outer membrane protein: MKNSTLRFSCMIAAFYFGGSAQAQQTVSDSVREKKIEEVVVIGYGTAKKRDLAGSIVKVDGSVVADKPASNPVNSLQGKVAGVSVVNSGQPGSQADVRIRGTVTINQTQPQYVVDGVFVNNIDFVNPNDIESMEILKDPSSLAIFGSRGANGAIIITTKRGKAGRTNVNFYSSIGVKSLDNKPEITNGDQFRILYNEDLANRGFPAYNRFDLFNANTNWMDLIEKKNAIVTNHGIAVSNGNDKNRVSFSFGYQQEQGSIKYEDYSRMTLKFNDDLKITDKIRAGVGFTGSFSKLPQLHGFGNALNATPVVDPVNLTHVMSPDGKMDYYGLYNLLPQELGAAQISNPLALLEMEKNTLKSKEFQFNPNVYFEFDFLKDFTFKSSFYGQFRQSNGRSYSPIGLMFVPETQTVTPFRNRTLSDISQWENRTQSFQQDHLLTYRKKFGQHDLTAMAGFTSIYDDYYGLSAYGRSSLSNPLGQIPNNPRFWYISSDFVDKASTTVSSGQTKATQTAYLGRVLYNFANKYILNASIREDSSSRLAPNNRSQMFWSLGAAWDITREAFMQDVKNLDLFKLKASIGTLGNQFVPGNYLFYPTYQEGGTGVFNNNLYPAFVKAFEENENLKWEEIKSYEIALESMWFNRRLSFDAAYYDKQTSDLLTYVQGTTNFFTNAGSIESNGFEFSAGWKDNISDNFGYFINANLTTTKTKVLSVYEDGYTIYSGPAIFRAGLPVGSFYGYVVDGIYQTNADIIMSPSSGIGTVAPGDFKYRDMNGDGQITADDRTVIGNPTPDFTYGFTLGADYKRISFSADFYGVYGNEVFRSWGNGNGFAPYNYRVERMDRWTGEGTSNWEPRSYSASGYNREPSTYMIEDGSFFRVRNVQVGYNFDKDLISNISLQALKLYLNVQNLKTWDHVNGFTPEAGGSALQFGVNGSGYPNPRIVTFGINATF, translated from the coding sequence ATGAAAAATAGTACTTTAAGATTTTCCTGTATGATTGCCGCATTTTACTTTGGCGGCAGTGCGCAGGCTCAGCAAACTGTTTCCGACAGTGTGCGCGAGAAAAAAATAGAGGAGGTGGTAGTAATCGGTTACGGTACTGCCAAAAAGCGCGACCTTGCAGGGTCCATTGTAAAGGTTGACGGTAGTGTTGTGGCGGATAAGCCAGCTTCGAACCCGGTAAACTCCCTTCAGGGTAAGGTTGCGGGTGTTTCTGTTGTAAACTCCGGACAGCCGGGTTCTCAGGCTGACGTGAGGATCAGAGGCACCGTAACCATTAATCAGACTCAACCGCAATATGTTGTCGACGGTGTTTTTGTAAATAATATCGATTTCGTGAATCCAAATGATATTGAGTCGATGGAAATCCTTAAGGATCCTTCTTCGTTGGCAATTTTTGGTAGCAGGGGAGCTAACGGAGCTATTATCATCACTACTAAAAGAGGAAAAGCAGGTAGAACAAATGTTAATTTCTATTCATCTATCGGTGTAAAATCTTTGGATAACAAACCGGAGATCACGAACGGTGACCAGTTCCGAATTCTTTACAATGAGGATCTGGCCAACCGCGGCTTCCCTGCTTATAATCGCTTTGACCTTTTCAATGCGAATACCAACTGGATGGATTTGATTGAGAAAAAAAATGCAATCGTTACAAATCATGGTATCGCTGTATCAAACGGAAACGATAAAAACAGGGTAAGTTTTTCCTTTGGTTATCAGCAAGAGCAGGGATCGATTAAGTATGAAGATTATTCAAGGATGACGCTTAAATTTAATGATGACCTAAAAATTACGGACAAAATAAGGGCTGGTGTTGGCTTCACTGGGTCATTCTCCAAGCTTCCGCAATTGCATGGTTTTGGAAATGCATTAAATGCAACTCCGGTAGTGGATCCAGTGAATCTAACTCATGTGATGAGTCCGGATGGAAAAATGGATTATTATGGGCTTTATAACCTTCTTCCGCAGGAATTGGGTGCTGCTCAAATTTCAAATCCATTGGCGCTGCTGGAGATGGAGAAAAATACTTTAAAGTCTAAGGAATTCCAGTTTAACCCGAATGTTTATTTTGAGTTTGATTTTCTAAAAGATTTTACCTTTAAATCTAGCTTCTACGGACAGTTTAGGCAGTCAAACGGAAGAAGCTATTCACCAATAGGTTTAATGTTTGTGCCTGAAACGCAGACTGTAACGCCATTCAGAAACAGAACGCTTTCAGATATAAGCCAGTGGGAAAACCGCACGCAATCTTTCCAGCAGGATCATTTGCTGACCTACAGGAAAAAGTTTGGACAACATGACTTAACTGCAATGGCTGGTTTCACCAGTATATATGATGATTATTATGGTTTGAGTGCCTACGGAAGATCAAGTTTGTCCAATCCACTAGGGCAGATTCCTAACAATCCGAGGTTCTGGTATATAAGTTCAGATTTTGTTGACAAAGCATCCACGACGGTTTCCAGTGGCCAGACTAAAGCAACACAAACAGCCTATCTGGGTAGAGTATTATATAACTTTGCGAACAAATACATCTTGAATGCTTCAATTCGTGAGGATTCTTCATCACGTTTAGCGCCTAATAACCGGAGCCAGATGTTCTGGTCACTTGGTGCTGCTTGGGATATTACCCGTGAAGCATTTATGCAGGATGTTAAAAATTTAGATTTATTTAAACTTAAGGCTTCAATCGGTACACTCGGAAATCAGTTTGTTCCGGGGAACTACTTATTTTACCCTACATATCAGGAAGGTGGCACAGGAGTTTTCAACAACAACCTCTACCCGGCATTCGTAAAAGCATTTGAAGAAAACGAAAACCTGAAATGGGAAGAAATAAAATCCTACGAAATCGCATTGGAATCCATGTGGTTCAACCGCAGGTTATCTTTTGATGCAGCGTATTACGACAAGCAGACGAGCGATCTACTTACTTATGTCCAGGGCACCACAAATTTCTTTACAAATGCAGGATCTATCGAGTCAAACGGTTTTGAGTTTTCTGCAGGCTGGAAAGATAATATTTCGGATAATTTCGGTTATTTCATTAATGCCAATCTTACAACTACCAAAACAAAAGTTCTCTCTGTTTACGAAGATGGTTACACCATTTATTCAGGGCCGGCAATTTTCAGGGCTGGGCTTCCTGTAGGTTCATTCTACGGTTATGTTGTTGATGGCATTTATCAAACCAATGCTGATATTATAATGTCGCCTTCATCTGGAATTGGAACTGTTGCGCCCGGTGATTTTAAATATAGAGATATGAATGGAGACGGACAGATTACCGCTGATGACCGTACTGTAATCGGTAATCCAACACCGGATTTCACTTATGGATTTACACTAGGTGCTGATTATAAAAGGATTTCTTTTTCCGCAGATTTCTACGGAGTTTACGGTAATGAAGTTTTCAGGTCTTGGGGCAATGGTAATGGCTTTGCACCATATAACTACCGCGTAGAAAGAATGGACAGATGGACTGGTGAAGGAACTTCCAATTGGGAACCACGAAGTTATTCAGCTTCCGGCTATAACCGCGAACCTTCTACCTACATGATTGAAGACGGCAGCTTCTTCCGTGTTAGAAACGTTCAGGTAGGATATAATTTTGATAAAGATCTGATTTCAAATATCAGTCTTCAAGCTTTAAAACTATATCTTAATGTGCAGAATCTTAAAACCTGGGACCACGTAAATGGTTTTACACCGGAAGCCGGTGGATCTGCATTACAGTTTGGTGTAAACGGCAGCGGTTATCCAAACCCTAGAATCGTAACATTTGGTATTAATGCAACTTTCTAA
- a CDS encoding DUF4197 domain-containing protein, translated as MKIKTVLVSTLAVAALGTTTQSCLALATSSIGLSILKQILLGGISKGLGIFGNKNAFLQNDLVLKALPENLRGVYNVLDKIAPSLTTKGKDYIAQAAAYTVNISEPILKNAVNSLTAEDVNRVANGGSGAATQLLKEKTAHQIMLAIQPKVDEKLNEFGIVRSINMALDGNSILGGIFGNQTNTGSTNLSKLASEQMVNGLFTSLKITKNKTKCSCWTRCKRNKSEKRYL; from the coding sequence ATGAAAATAAAAACAGTCTTGGTTTCAACATTGGCAGTAGCTGCTTTAGGAACAACAACACAGTCTTGTTTGGCACTGGCTACATCAAGCATTGGTCTTTCGATTCTAAAACAGATTTTATTGGGCGGTATTTCCAAAGGACTTGGAATTTTCGGAAATAAAAATGCTTTTTTACAGAACGACCTTGTGCTGAAAGCATTGCCAGAGAATTTGAGAGGCGTGTACAACGTACTGGATAAAATCGCTCCCAGTCTTACTACAAAAGGAAAAGACTATATCGCACAAGCTGCGGCCTATACTGTGAATATTTCGGAACCCATCCTTAAAAATGCCGTTAACAGCCTGACTGCTGAAGACGTCAACCGCGTTGCGAACGGCGGCTCCGGTGCGGCGACTCAATTACTCAAAGAAAAAACGGCGCACCAGATCATGCTCGCGATCCAGCCGAAAGTTGATGAAAAACTGAACGAATTCGGAATCGTGAGAAGCATTAATATGGCGCTGGACGGCAACAGTATTCTCGGTGGAATTTTTGGCAACCAAACCAATACCGGAAGTACAAACCTCAGTAAACTCGCCTCCGAACAGATGGTGAACGGTCTTTTCACTTCATTGAAGATTACGAAAAACAAAACCAAATGCAGCTGTTGGACGCGCTGCAAAAGAAATAAATCAGAAAAGCGTTATCTTTGA
- a CDS encoding DUF493 family protein, with protein MNEHLLEDADNSNPEEFYISLKAKLEENHNFPEDYLYKFIFPNDNLKLTELYQIFDKIKYTISTRESKNGNYISASILAFVMDADQVIDLYKKVAEIEGVIML; from the coding sequence ATGAACGAGCACCTGCTAGAAGACGCCGACAACAGTAATCCTGAAGAATTTTACATTTCACTGAAAGCCAAACTTGAGGAAAACCACAACTTTCCGGAAGATTATCTCTATAAATTTATTTTCCCGAATGATAATCTGAAGCTTACAGAACTTTACCAGATTTTTGACAAGATCAAATACACAATTTCAACCCGGGAAAGCAAGAACGGCAATTATATTTCGGCGAGTATTTTGGCCTTTGTGATGGATGCCGACCAGGTTATAGACCTTTATAAGAAAGTTGCGGAAATCGAAGGCGTTATCATGCTTTAA
- a CDS encoding arsenate reductase family protein has protein sequence MIKLLHNNTCSKSRDVFNYLNENNIEYELIDMVNEPLSAVEIKTVLHKLGIGIRDLVRTNEKVFVENYEGKDLSDDELLHLLEKHPELIQRPIVVKGSKAVIGRPLEKVKEFVEI, from the coding sequence ATGATAAAACTTTTACACAATAATACCTGCTCAAAATCAAGAGATGTATTCAATTATTTAAATGAAAATAATATCGAATATGAGTTGATTGATATGGTCAATGAGCCGCTTTCTGCTGTTGAAATCAAGACTGTTTTACATAAACTCGGAATTGGTATTCGGGACCTGGTACGCACCAATGAAAAAGTTTTTGTTGAAAACTATGAAGGCAAGGATTTGTCGGATGATGAATTATTGCATCTTCTGGAAAAACACCCTGAATTAATCCAGCGCCCGATAGTGGTAAAAGGTTCGAAGGCCGTTATTGGCAGGCCACTTGAAAAAGTGAAAGAATTTGTAGAAATATAA
- a CDS encoding deoxynucleoside kinase — protein sequence MHIAITGNIGAGKTTLTTMLAKHYGWEAQFEDVDHNPYLEDFYADMSKWSFALQIYFLGSRFRQVKEIRESGKNIVQDRTIYEDAHIFAENLYDMNLLTERDFNNYSSLFNLMKSFVSAPDLLIYLKSDVPNLVKKIYKRGREYEASISIEYLSKLNQKYEKWIEGYREGKLLVIEVDDLDFVERPEDFGYILERIEAELHGLF from the coding sequence ATGCACATTGCGATTACCGGAAATATAGGCGCCGGAAAAACCACTTTAACCACGATGCTGGCCAAACACTACGGCTGGGAAGCCCAGTTTGAGGATGTAGACCACAACCCTTACCTCGAAGATTTTTATGCGGACATGAGCAAATGGAGTTTTGCGCTGCAGATTTACTTTTTGGGAAGCCGTTTCCGCCAGGTGAAAGAGATTCGCGAAAGTGGAAAAAATATCGTTCAGGACCGCACAATCTACGAGGATGCCCATATTTTTGCTGAGAATTTGTATGATATGAACCTTCTGACGGAGCGCGATTTCAACAATTATTCATCGTTATTTAATCTGATGAAATCTTTCGTGTCTGCGCCGGATCTTTTAATTTACCTGAAATCTGACGTTCCGAATCTTGTGAAGAAAATTTACAAGCGCGGCAGGGAATATGAGGCCTCAATTTCCATTGAATACCTCTCGAAACTTAATCAGAAATATGAAAAATGGATAGAGGGTTACAGGGAAGGAAAACTTTTAGTAATCGAGGTTGACGACCTGGATTTTGTGGAAAGGCCAGAGGATTTTGGGTATATTTTAGAAAGAATCGAGGCGGAACTGCACGGTTTATTCTAA
- a CDS encoding glutaminyl-peptide cyclotransferase: MKRNFIIGIFALSLFVACNKDKEILNTLNDYNLEMESKGYHFGDAIALPKEVTENAESITISFGEKETNNLVVDPKFFTLGDNAVTFNIKKKGGEVLQQDATINVFAKNPEAKLNYTVVKEYPHATPNFVQGFQLDGNTVYESEGQYGASKLWKYTLGGTAPIASTPQPEKYFAEGMTIAGDKIYQLTWKEKTMFVYNKSDLKLIREYPYPNVMGEGWGLTYDGKHLIASDGTKNLYFLDLNDPSKMVKYISVAGNTQAYDQLNELEFHNGFVYANVWQKPVILKINPANGEVVGTFDFTEIAKKHTTNNDDVLNGIAFKGENMLVTGKNWPVIYEVAVK, translated from the coding sequence ATGAAAAGAAATTTCATCATAGGAATATTTGCGCTTTCACTTTTTGTGGCTTGTAACAAGGACAAGGAAATCCTTAACACGCTGAACGACTACAACCTGGAAATGGAAAGCAAAGGCTACCATTTTGGCGATGCGATCGCGCTCCCAAAAGAAGTTACAGAAAATGCGGAAAGCATCACCATCAGTTTTGGCGAAAAAGAAACCAATAACCTTGTTGTTGACCCGAAATTTTTTACTTTGGGTGATAATGCGGTTACCTTCAATATAAAAAAGAAGGGCGGAGAGGTACTGCAGCAGGACGCAACCATCAATGTTTTTGCAAAAAATCCTGAAGCAAAACTGAATTATACCGTGGTAAAGGAATATCCACACGCCACGCCGAATTTTGTTCAGGGATTTCAGCTTGACGGAAATACGGTCTATGAAAGCGAAGGCCAGTATGGTGCTTCTAAACTTTGGAAATATACGCTGGGCGGAACTGCGCCAATAGCCTCTACGCCGCAGCCTGAAAAATATTTTGCGGAAGGGATGACGATTGCCGGCGACAAAATCTATCAGCTGACCTGGAAAGAAAAGACGATGTTCGTGTACAATAAATCGGATCTGAAGCTGATCAGGGAATATCCTTATCCAAACGTGATGGGCGAGGGTTGGGGACTTACTTACGACGGTAAACATCTTATCGCTTCCGACGGTACAAAGAATCTGTACTTCCTGGATCTGAATGATCCGTCAAAAATGGTGAAATATATTTCTGTAGCGGGAAATACCCAGGCTTACGATCAGCTTAACGAGCTGGAATTTCACAACGGATTTGTTTACGCCAACGTGTGGCAGAAACCTGTTATACTAAAAATAAATCCGGCAAACGGCGAAGTGGTGGGAACGTTTGATTTTACGGAAATTGCCAAAAAACACACCACGAACAACGATGATGTTTTGAACGGAATTGCTTTTAAAGGGGAGAATATGCTGGTTACGGGCAAGAACTGGCCTGTGATATATGAGGTGGCAGTGAAGTAA
- a CDS encoding VOC family protein — MTKFNHLRPILWTQDLEETIKFYTEVLGFNLDEKSADYGWVSLSKDDVAIMAAKPDGHALHSKIFFSGSFYFNVDNVDELWEKVKEQAKICYEPENFEWEMREFAVYDNNGYILQFGENL, encoded by the coding sequence ATGACAAAGTTTAATCACCTCCGTCCAATATTGTGGACACAGGATTTGGAGGAAACCATAAAATTCTATACTGAAGTTTTAGGCTTTAATCTTGATGAAAAATCTGCCGACTACGGCTGGGTTTCACTTTCTAAAGACGACGTCGCAATTATGGCCGCAAAGCCGGACGGGCACGCTCTGCACTCAAAAATATTCTTTTCAGGCTCATTTTATTTTAATGTCGATAATGTAGATGAACTTTGGGAAAAAGTAAAAGAGCAGGCCAAAATTTGCTACGAGCCCGAAAATTTTGAGTGGGAGATGCGGGAATTTGCAGTTTATGACAACAACGGCTACATCCTGCAGTTCGGAGAAAATTTATGA
- a CDS encoding SRPBCC family protein → MHDNVVVKQRVNAPVEKVWSAITDTAQMKEWYFDIPDFKAEPHTEFAFWGGSEDQQYHHHGEVLEVIPHQKLKHTWTYPEISKEKTLVRWELESDGDGTVVTLTHKGIENFNHLGQDFQHSSFEEGWKDIVGRSLKEYVEK, encoded by the coding sequence ATGCACGATAATGTAGTCGTTAAACAGAGAGTTAACGCACCTGTAGAGAAGGTTTGGAGCGCGATTACGGACACAGCGCAAATGAAAGAGTGGTATTTTGACATTCCAGATTTTAAGGCGGAACCTCACACCGAATTTGCCTTTTGGGGCGGCTCCGAAGATCAGCAGTACCACCACCACGGCGAAGTTCTGGAGGTAATCCCACACCAAAAACTGAAACATACCTGGACGTATCCGGAGATTTCAAAAGAAAAAACTTTGGTAAGGTGGGAGCTCGAATCTGATGGCGACGGTACAGTGGTTACCTTAACCCATAAAGGCATCGAAAATTTCAACCATCTGGGTCAGGACTTTCAGCACAGCAGTTTCGAGGAAGGCTGGAAGGACATTGTTGGCAGATCTCTGAAAGAGTACGTGGAGAAGTAA
- a CDS encoding MBL fold metallo-hydrolase, translated as MKILKKTMIYLLITIAALAAATYFILNQKKFGKAPSGARLERILKSPHYKNGRFDNLNPTPQLAEDTSMPEVMFRFLFGKADRKTPKKAFHFEKTDLKNLLPNQNVFVWMGHSSYFMQIDGKKLLVDPVLSGYASPFSFTTNAFPGSDLYKPEDIPELDYLIITHDHWDHLDYETVLKLFPKTKKIITGLGTGEHLEYWGCNPENLIELDWSESSDLGNGFKVTAEPARHFSGRGFKRDQAIWASFVFETPNQRIYIGGDSGYDTHFKKTGEKYGSFDLAILENGQYNKDWRYIHFLPGENIKAMKELNAKRMIPVHSSKFSLAVHPWDEPLRKITEMNTENLRIITPKIGENLDWMDDVRIYEKWWEKYD; from the coding sequence ATGAAAATCCTTAAGAAAACAATGATTTACCTGCTTATAACAATCGCGGCTTTGGCAGCTGCAACTTATTTCATTCTTAACCAGAAAAAATTCGGAAAAGCTCCCTCCGGTGCACGGCTGGAACGCATCCTGAAATCCCCGCATTATAAAAACGGACGCTTCGACAACCTGAATCCCACGCCGCAACTGGCGGAAGACACGTCGATGCCGGAAGTGATGTTCCGTTTTCTGTTTGGGAAAGCCGATCGTAAGACCCCAAAAAAGGCTTTTCATTTTGAGAAAACCGACCTGAAAAATCTGTTACCAAACCAGAATGTCTTTGTGTGGATGGGGCATTCGTCTTATTTTATGCAGATTGACGGTAAAAAATTGCTGGTTGACCCGGTTTTAAGCGGTTATGCTTCACCTTTTTCCTTTACGACAAACGCGTTCCCAGGAAGCGATCTTTATAAACCGGAAGATATTCCCGAACTCGATTACCTCATCATCACCCACGACCATTGGGACCATCTGGATTATGAAACCGTTCTGAAATTATTTCCGAAAACCAAGAAAATTATTACCGGACTCGGTACCGGCGAACATCTTGAATATTGGGGCTGCAATCCGGAAAACCTGATTGAACTCGACTGGTCCGAAAGTTCTGACCTGGGCAACGGTTTTAAAGTAACTGCCGAACCGGCGCGGCATTTTTCGGGACGTGGGTTTAAGCGTGACCAGGCCATTTGGGCAAGTTTTGTGTTTGAAACGCCCAACCAAAGAATCTATATCGGAGGCGACAGTGGCTACGATACGCATTTCAAAAAAACAGGTGAAAAATACGGTAGTTTTGATCTGGCCATTCTCGAAAACGGGCAGTACAACAAAGACTGGCGCTACATCCATTTCCTTCCGGGCGAAAATATCAAGGCGATGAAGGAACTGAATGCCAAAAGAATGATTCCCGTGCACAGCAGCAAATTTTCTCTCGCCGTTCATCCTTGGGACGAACCTTTAAGAAAAATCACCGAGATGAACACCGAAAACCTAAGAATCATCACCCCAAAAATTGGTGAAAATCTGGATTGGATGGATGATGTGAGGATTTATGAGAAATGGTGGGAGAAGTATGATTGA
- a CDS encoding alpha/beta fold hydrolase produces MQFQKPLSLLFALMLIFSCSAQSSADLSKLQPLDAELSTVKYPFPVTIKKLKNQGQDLKMAYMDAKPTHWNGKTILLLHGKNFNGYYFESTAKALNKEGFRVVMPDQIGFGKSSKPKQYQFSFHQLAENTKAIMDDLGIEKFMVLGHSMGGMLASRMAVMYPENVEKLILENPIGLEDYKRFSPYQNIEKLYASELKNTYGSYKDYQLKFYYDGKWKPEYDKWLNLLAGWTVHKDFPITAWNAALTTDMVYTQPVVYDLEKITTPTLLIIGTRDRTAIGKAFAPKELQPLMGLYQNLGKETQKKIKNSKLVELDHVGHTPHIEVFDRFIKPLTDFVKE; encoded by the coding sequence ATGCAATTCCAGAAACCACTTTCCCTTCTCTTCGCTCTAATGCTGATTTTTTCATGTTCGGCGCAAAGTTCAGCCGATTTATCCAAACTCCAGCCTTTGGATGCCGAGCTTTCCACCGTAAAATATCCTTTTCCCGTGACCATTAAAAAACTGAAAAACCAGGGACAGGATTTGAAAATGGCATATATGGATGCAAAGCCAACGCACTGGAACGGTAAAACCATTCTTTTGCTTCACGGCAAAAATTTCAACGGCTATTATTTTGAATCGACGGCTAAAGCCCTTAATAAGGAAGGTTTCCGTGTGGTGATGCCCGATCAGATTGGTTTCGGAAAATCTTCAAAACCGAAACAGTACCAGTTCAGTTTTCATCAGTTGGCGGAAAATACCAAAGCCATTATGGATGATCTGGGAATTGAAAAATTTATGGTTCTCGGTCATTCCATGGGGGGAATGCTCGCATCCCGAATGGCGGTGATGTATCCCGAAAATGTAGAGAAACTGATTCTTGAAAACCCCATCGGGCTTGAAGATTACAAACGTTTTTCACCCTATCAAAATATTGAAAAACTTTACGCGTCGGAACTCAAAAACACCTACGGATCCTATAAAGACTATCAGTTAAAATTTTACTATGACGGAAAATGGAAACCGGAATACGATAAATGGCTGAACCTTCTTGCCGGCTGGACCGTTCACAAAGATTTTCCAATCACCGCCTGGAATGCGGCGCTCACCACCGATATGGTGTACACGCAACCCGTCGTTTATGATTTAGAAAAAATAACTACTCCCACACTTCTCATCATCGGCACCCGCGACAGAACTGCGATTGGGAAAGCCTTTGCACCGAAGGAACTGCAGCCGCTGATGGGACTTTACCAAAATCTGGGAAAAGAAACCCAAAAGAAAATTAAAAACTCCAAACTCGTGGAACTGGATCATGTAGGGCACACCCCGCACATCGAAGTTTTTGACCGTTTCATCAAACCCCTAACTGATTTTGTGAAGGAATAA